A window of Rhipicephalus microplus isolate Deutch F79 chromosome X, USDA_Rmic, whole genome shotgun sequence genomic DNA:
ATTCatacgatctcttatttgcacagctgcgcacacagcaagagaacgcgctcCGAATTCTGCAAcacgcggttcattccgttaattgaaaCGGCCAACGTCGCACTCGCAAAACGCGCGGCAGGCGACATGCACCACGGAAGACATAAAGCCCTCACGGGGAAACCACAACTACAGGAGCAAATTTTTTTGCCAAATTTGGCAGCAATTCGGCAACAACCACTCTAAAGTCTGGCAACTGAGATATGCAAAGTCAAACAAACTTTTGCAATAAttaccccaaagtctggcaactaagatatgcaacgccaaacagaaccttgctggtggctgtatatattatcatgctgAAAACGCAATTTCAATGACGGCGCGAACGTAGGATATGTTTAATTCACGTGTGATTGTTGCGCTATCTACGTAGTTCAATGGCgtcactggtaggtgttctgtgatagCGTCTATAAGTTGATCTTTTTTTTCACCGTTCTGGCCCAGATAATTCGGATCCTCGAACGCCTGCAGTTGAGTTGGAATGATTGGCACCTTTTCTAATTCAGCGATGAAAGTTTATACCTGTGGAGCGTTGCGCGCTGGTTTAAGATGTTTGCTTGCAACGAAGCATCAAGTACCGACTGACCTGACCAAGAAACTTCACACGACTACATCTTCTCGTTGTGCTAGTCTCGTGAGGGTGAACGACGCGGACGGCGTCCGCCAAGTTACCCTAAACAATTCGAAAAAACGGAACGTGCTGTCCCTTGCTGCGCTCAGGGAACTGGACGCTTGTTTTAGGGAGGTCGACAAGGAAAGGTCCGTTCACTGCGTTGTTCTTTCCAGCAGCGGACCTGTATTCAGCTCTGGGCATGACCTGAAGGAGCTAAAAATCGAGTCTGGTGATAGCGCCaaaattcaagaaatattttcccTCTGCACCAGCGTCATGATGGCCATACGCAGGCTGTCGGTGCCCGTGATCGCGCAGGTGAACGGTCTCGCTGCAGCGGCAGGGTGCCAACTGGTCGCCACATGCGACATCGTACTAGCTTCGGACAAGGCGACTTTCTCGCTTCCAGGTGCGGCGTTCGGTCTGTTCTGCTCGACCCCAGGCATCGCGGTTGCCCGTTGCGTGCCTCAGAAAATGTCCGCCTACATGCTGTTCACCGGCAACGCCATAAGCGCCCAGGAAGCTCTGAGAAATGGCCTGGTGAGCAAGGTGGTTCCCGAGGATAAGCTCCAAGAGGAAACAGATCAAGTGGTCTCGGCCATCAAGGCTAAGAGCAAATCCGTTCTGTGCCTTGGCAAAAAGTTCTACTACAGGCAGATTCAGATGGGCATTGAGGATGCATACACTGAAGGTGAACGTGTGATGCTTCACAACTTGGAGTACTGTGACTCACAGGAAGGTATTAACGCTTTTGCCGAGAAGAGAAAACCATGCTGGGAACACACGGACCGAAAAATTTAGTGTTCATACTTTATTTTGTCTACTTGGTTGCATACCCAATGTATTGTTACACTCTAATGGAGGCAGAAGGCAGAGACTTTCTATACAAAATAATAAACACTCATTCAATGAGTGAACAGTTGTTCATAGCAATGCAGTGGCTTCATATAAGTCTTACTTACAAAAAAACTAATTCCTTATTCTATTCCTTCCTTTTTCAATCAGTGGTGCAATTTTATATGCTTCCAAATCCGGATGGAGGCATTCTATTTATTACGTCAAAAAATCGGTGGTCTACATCGGTCATGATGACGAGGGGAAGTGAATAGCCAATGTGGGAAATAGAGGCCTGCGTCACAGTTTTGACGTTGGCTTGAGGACCAATTGAGCGCAATTGAAATGTGACGCGTCCACTGTCTCTGTGGAACGTGCCCCGTGTGAAAAGAAACGTGTCCAGGGTCTCTGTGGGACGCATCCCATGTTTCCGACGGACGCCTCAAGTGTCTGCGAAGGATGCGCCCAGTGTCTGTGACGGACGCACTCCGTGACAGACGCACGCAGTGTCTTTGCAAGGTACGCCAGCAAGCTCGTAAcaccacggagtgaattatgataagGCGGGCGAAGCTTAAAAGGGtttcatcggtaaaccgtgaatcctccatctgtccgtctgtctgtccgtttgtctacGACAACGGATAGGCAGATATGGTCGGTACTACAACGGAAGAGGGATTGAGCCATAGCCTAAGTGCATGAGGCCCACTGCGACGCCATGTTCTCAATGTACCCGTATACTGAAAAGGCACAAAGCGCTTACATTTTAATCCAATCCATGCtgccttgcagccatttcaaacTATTCGTTTAATTTCGGATGGTCTCTTTAACCGTTCCTCTGCTTCCGTCCGAAAAATGAACGAAAGCAGACACGTGACACTTTGGATCGCGTGACAGAACATGACGGCTCAAATGGGCCAATTGGCGACTCGATGAAATGAAACCCCTCCATCCGGATTTGGAACGCGCATAAAATTGCACCACTGGGGATGTTCATAAGTGATTCAGAACTCTGTGTTATAACCTCTTGCTTAATATTGctttgggacatcaaaccccgTAACGCATTACAATTTGTCAAGTCATATTAaaaagaaacacttatttattcGAAGTACTTTACAGACATCCATATGAAGCATTGAGTGAGCAGAACTTTTGAAGTAATGCAGTAACACGAAAACTCAAAACAACTGAAAAATTTTATTGCTATACTGAAACAAGCC
This region includes:
- the LOC119179665 gene encoding enoyl-CoA hydratase domain-containing protein 3, mitochondrial, which produces MIGTFSNSAMKVYTCGALRAGLRCLLATKHQVPTDLTKKLHTTTSSRCASLVRVNDADGVRQVTLNNSKKRNVLSLAALRELDACFREVDKERSVHCVVLSSSGPVFSSGHDLKELKIESGDSAKIQEIFSLCTSVMMAIRRLSVPVIAQVNGLAAAAGCQLVATCDIVLASDKATFSLPGAAFGLFCSTPGIAVARCVPQKMSAYMLFTGNAISAQEALRNGLVSKVVPEDKLQEETDQVVSAIKAKSKSVLCLGKKFYYRQIQMGIEDAYTEGERVMLHNLEYCDSQEGINAFAEKRKPCWEHTDRKI